Within the Methanofollis sp. genome, the region CCTCGAAGAGTTCAGGTATCGCGGGATGGACCTTCCCTATATCCTGATCACCGGCGGCAGGCACGGCGACGTGGCCTCCCGTGCCCGGACGGCGGGAGCGGGATGGATCATCAAGAAGGTCAGCGAAGGAGATAGTTTCTTCCAGAAACTGATCGATGCCGTCTGGGCGGCGACAGGAAAAGGAGAGAACGGACACACCCTCTCCGGAGGCCACAGGGAGTACCCACCTGGCGTCCACGCGTAGACCCTGTACCTCC harbors:
- a CDS encoding response regulator, producing the protein MPPYTDEQIRVLIVDDDPTLLNVIGLFLESTGEISTTLAHEGREALERMESEHFDVCISDFEMPEMDGIRLLEEFRYRGMDLPYILITGGRHGDVASRARTAGAGWIIKKVSEGDSFFQKLIDAVWAATGKGENGHTLSGGHREYPPGVHA